The segment CATGGAAGGGTCTGTGTACATGGCATTCAAGTTCATATGTGTCCCACCAAAAATAAACTCCTTTGGTGAATCAAATCGAATACTGAACGATTTCTTCGGAAGTCCTCTTGAAGAATTCCCTCTGAACCTAAGTTCTGCATTATGTTCCTTTAAAGACCCGTCTACCGCTATGGCTTGAATACGTTGATCGTCTTTAGCATCCCTGCTATATAGGTAGTCGAGATCAACCTCGTTCATAGTCAAATAAAGATTTCCGATTTGGTCATTTTCTTCTGGTGTGTTTTCAGGAATATGAGCTCCATCATTTTCTTGCAGACTAGTAGTCACTTTTTCAGGGGATGCCGCCAAAAAGAAAGCCAACCCGAACACACCAAGAAAACATATTGATAGTAGTGAAAGTGTTAACCATTTATTCATAGGAATAGCTCCTTAACCGGTATAGACCGCTGTATTCTCTAATGTTGAGCTTCTATTTTGTTCTTCTGCCATTAGGTCGATGCTCGTGCAAAATTTGGATACACTTTGCTTTTTGCACCGATAGTCACTGAGTAGTCTTGTAAGCCATAACGGCACACTGTGCGTAACCTTCACTTCCATAATGACAAGTTCAGGATTTACGAAATTTGTTCCAAGCGGCCCATTTTCAATCCGCAAACCATGAGACCGGCACATAAGATTATAATCAAATGTAACCCTTAAATCTTCATCATAAATACCGTGAAACGCTTGGCGGTCATAACTCACTACCACTTCCGGCTGCAATTGATAAAGAGTGCGAAAGGAATGAACTTCTTTCATTGTTTGGGGATTGGAAATGTTTAAATCCTGTGGAAGGGATAAATCGCTTTGATTTAAATAGCGGTATGCATCCTGCAGGGTAATTTTCGTCCTTCTTTTATTAACAACATTTTTATACTTTTGTTTTACTTCAAAAAAAGCGGGATCCTCCATTGTGACCTCGTTATAAACCCGTAATCTTAATTTCTGTCGGAAATTTAATTTATTCCGTGTTTCATAGTAGACCTTATAATCTGGGGAATCAAAATACAAACTAATAATGTTGTACTTTCCCTCTTCTCCAAATTTGTCATACCTCATGTATGGTTGCATTTCGTCCACAAGCTTCAAATACATGTCAAAGGGGATTAAGTACTTCAGTTCATATCTGCTGAAAATCTCTAGTGCCATAATGAATTCTCGTCCTCCTTTCTTCTGCTAATCTGGACCCTTCTTTCTTTTACATGTAAGTATAATGTTAATACAGTGTAAATATTTTGTAAACTTTGTTATAGGAGGAGGGGGAGTCCTCGAAAGAAAATCCGTTTCAAAACAAAAAAAGAGCTTGGGTGCAATTGTGCACTCCAAGCCCCTCTCACTTTCTATAATCTCCACAACGTCACATTTTCCGGACATTCTTCCTTTGCCAATTTACTCTTAATATCCACCACTACTCCAGAACTACCTTTCAATAGTTCGGCAAATTGGCTCCACCCTTTATTTACATACTCTTGATGTGGAACTGCGAATACTACTGCATCGGCCGGTTGTAGGTTCTCATAATCCACTAACTCAATGCCGTATTCTCTAATTGCATCTTCTTTTTCGGCATGTGTATCCGTAACCTGTACTTCAACACCGAACTCCTTCAATTCATCGATTACATCGATGACTCGTGAATTTCTTAGATCTGGCACATTCTCTTTAAAGGTTAAGCCAAGAACGGTGACTTTCGCTCCCTGCACCTTCATATCTTTTTTTATCATCTCTTTTATTAAGGAAGTAGCGATGTGTTTACCCATATTTTCATTAATTCTGCGTCCTGCCAGAATTACTTCTGGGTGGTAGCCAACACTTTCCGCTTTAGATGTTAGGTAATAAGGATCAACACCTATACAATGTCCTCCCACCAAACCGGGTGAGAAGCGAAGAAAATTCCACTTTGTCCCAGCAGCTTGGAGCACTTCATCTGTATCAATATCCAATCGATCAAAGATTAAAGCTAATTCATTCATCAGTGCTATATTCAAATCTCTTTGTGTGTTCTCAATTACTTTGGCTGCCTCTGCTACCTTAATGGTACTAGCTCTATACACTCCTGCCTCTACAACGGAATTATAGACAGAAGCAATTATTTCTAGAATTTCTTCATTTTGCCCCGATACGATTTTAGTGATCGTTCTGAATGTACGCTCCTTATCCCCCGGATTGATTCTTTCAGGTGAATAACCAATAAAGAAATCTTCTCCACCTTTTAATCCTGATTGTTCTTCTAAAATCGGTAAGCAAACTTCTTCCGTTGCTCCTGGATAAACAGTGGACTCGTACACTACGATCGTACCTTTAGATAAGTTTCTCCCTACGGTTTCAGAAGCCTTTTTCAAAGGTGTGAGGTCTGGAACATTATGCTTATAGATTGGGGTTGGGACCGCCACAATGATAAAGTCTGCTTTAGATAATTCTGATTCATTCATCGTAAAATTAATATTTGCTTTCACCAAATCTTCAGATGATACCTCATTCGTGTAATCTGTTCCTTGTTTCAATGTGTTAATTCTATTTTCATTAATATCAAAGCCGATGATAGGATGGTTTTTACCAAATTCTACCGCTACTGGTAAACCAACATAACCTAGTCCTACGACTGCTATTTTTCTATTCATAATCCATTTATCCTCCTTGGTTAAATACCTTAAGTGATGGAGATTTTTTATTTTATGATATAACTAAACTTTATAGTGAATTAAAATATATAGAATTACTCTATAAAACACAAGTGACACCTAAGGAAATATTATAGTTTGATATCCTAAAAAAATCTACTTTCAGCCCGGATTGTAAAACTAAAGTAATACTTTTAATCAAAAATACAGAATAATTCTACAAAAACTTACAATTAAAAGGAGCATTTTCCTTTAAATGTATTGTTTTAGATTCAATTTGACCATATAATCAAGAATATCGATAACTAACAGAAGGAAGAGTGCTGAATGTTCAAGAAAAAATGGTTCATTATATTAGTCAGTTTTTTAAGTGTCGCTACCATTGGTGTTGGAGTTTTTGCTTTTAGTATTTATAAGTCACTAGAAAATGCTGCCACCTCCATGCATACACCATTGGAAAGATCTAATTCGGAAAAAAGAACAACTGAAGTAGATTTCAGTAAGAAAGACCCGTTAGCCTTCTTAATCTTAGGGGTAGACGAAAGACCTGGAGACAAAGGCCGCTCAGATTCTATGATTGTACTCACTGTTAACCCTAATGACAAATCCATGCAGATGGTAAGCATTCCTCGTGATACAAGAACCGAAATCATTGGTAAAGGGTTCGACGACAAAATAAACCATGCCTATGCGTTTGGAGGTCCAGAAATGTCCATTGCTACAGTGGAGAACTTCTTGGATATCCCGATTGATTATTTTGTTCAGGTAAATATGGAGAGCTTTAAGGATATAGTCGATGCTGTGGGCGGAGTGACTGTAAACAACAAATTAGAGTTTAGCCAAGATGGACATCAATTTTCTTTAGGGGAAATTGATTTAAATGGAGAGGAAGCGCTAAGCTTCTCCAGAATGCGTTCTGTTGACAGCGATTTTGGTCGCCAACAAAGACAGCGGGATATCATTCAAGGCGTTATCAACAAAGGAGCTTCTATATCTTCCGTAACAAAGATTGATGACATCTTAGATATATTGGGGAACAGTGTACGTACAAATCTTACATTCAACGAAATGGTAGACATTCAATCCAACTATAAAGATGCCCGTCACGAGCTATCCCAACATCAGCTGACAGGCTCTGGTACAAGAATCAATAGCATTTATTATTTAATTGTTCCGGAAGAAGACCGCCTGGCTATCTCCAACCAACTGAAAAAACATTTAGAACTCGATTCAGAGGTTGCAAGCAATCACTAAATAACAAGAGGACTACCAACTATCGTAACGGGTTAGTTTTGAGGTGCAAGCATAGGAAAAATCATATCAATCCGCATAAGATTAATCCTATCAAATCATAGTAACTATCACATACAAAAAAGCATTGGAAACAATAGGTTCCTATGCTTTTTATTTTATGTATTCATATATCGCCCAAGGAAGCCATAAAACAGGTTCTGTACCTACATCTTCTTCATTACTATATCCACAATAGCGGGCAGCTTCTTCAAGAGAAGGTATAAATCCATTTTGGTTCAAAGTGAATTTAAAATGTTCATTAAAGTCTTTTTCTAAACCATTACACAAATATGAGTGAAATCCCCCGTTCTCGTATCCAAGGATTTCATAGCCAATAAATTTTGATTCCTTTTCTTCAATAGGGAGCCTGGTTAACAATAATTTTTCAATTCCGTATTGGTTTTCTGCTATGTTAAGAGGCTCTTCATATTTGATAAACTCATCAACATACTTTTCTGGTAATCCAATCCCGATAATTTTAGCATCAGATAAATGGCAAAGAAATTTGTAAAGGAATTCTTTTGCGAGTTCTTTTGTTGTAAATACCTGTGGATATGCAAAAATTCCTCCTTCAAAATTATCTCCAACCCAATTTTCTATTTCTTCATAGGTGCTTTGAGATATATTTATGCGTTGAATGTATTTTTGTTTTGCTTCTTTCGAGCGCCCCCATAAAGCATTAATTTCAGGGTGGAAATCACAAATACAATCACTAGCTGATAATATGGTTTCTGGAATTAAATGTTTATCTTTGTAATCAGGTCTTACAACAGGAGTTATGATGTAATACGCTCCTAAGATAAAATTCATTGTTACGCTTCCCCCCATTTCACACACTATTTCACAACTATTTTGGCACAAATAATCACACTGAACAACAAGCATTGTCACCCTCAAGAAAAGCGATGTGAATTTATCAAGAGAAATGATGATATAAGAAGGTAAAATGTTGATATAGCAATAAAAATAAAAGCGTGAATTCTTATGAGAATCCACGCTAGAAACTTAATGTGATTTACCATTTTGCACCCTATATCGGAACCCGTTACAACTATCGACAGCCCTCTTTTTTGTTATTTCCTTCATGATAATTAATCCTTTAACTAACAGTAGCATTTTCCATGAGTATGTATTTGCATCTAGACCGCATTCCCTTTCAATACCTGAAAGCGTCCATCATATGAAAGGTCCTCAAAGCTAGGGGCATCGCCGATAGGAACCCAAAAGAAAAACACCTCGAAAGGTGCCTCATCTTGTATCCACAGGTTTGGCATACAATATATATCTTTCCGGCGCAGCCCCGGTCAATGTGAACGGATAACATGTTGTCAAAAGTAAATCCTCTTTCTCTTTTTGCAGTGTGATGACTGTTCGGTCGTCTTCATCCACAATTTTCGAATCATAAATTTCATACATATAATCCCCGTAAGGCATCCTAACAAAAAATCTATCTCCCATCTCCAGCTCTCCTAGACGTAAAAATACCGTATCCCTGTGTCCCGAAAAGACAATCTGGCCGTCCTCACCCGGAAAGGATGCTCCCTTATAGTGTCCTACCCCTTTTT is part of the Sutcliffiella sp. FSL R7-0096 genome and harbors:
- a CDS encoding polyphosphate polymerase domain-containing protein; protein product: MALEIFSRYELKYLIPFDMYLKLVDEMQPYMRYDKFGEEGKYNIISLYFDSPDYKVYYETRNKLNFRQKLRLRVYNEVTMEDPAFFEVKQKYKNVVNKRRTKITLQDAYRYLNQSDLSLPQDLNISNPQTMKEVHSFRTLYQLQPEVVVSYDRQAFHGIYDEDLRVTFDYNLMCRSHGLRIENGPLGTNFVNPELVIMEVKVTHSVPLWLTRLLSDYRCKKQSVSKFCTSIDLMAEEQNRSSTLENTAVYTG
- a CDS encoding nucleotide sugar dehydrogenase produces the protein MNRKIAVVGLGYVGLPVAVEFGKNHPIIGFDINENRINTLKQGTDYTNEVSSEDLVKANINFTMNESELSKADFIIVAVPTPIYKHNVPDLTPLKKASETVGRNLSKGTIVVYESTVYPGATEEVCLPILEEQSGLKGGEDFFIGYSPERINPGDKERTFRTITKIVSGQNEEILEIIASVYNSVVEAGVYRASTIKVAEAAKVIENTQRDLNIALMNELALIFDRLDIDTDEVLQAAGTKWNFLRFSPGLVGGHCIGVDPYYLTSKAESVGYHPEVILAGRRINENMGKHIATSLIKEMIKKDMKVQGAKVTVLGLTFKENVPDLRNSRVIDVIDELKEFGVEVQVTDTHAEKEDAIREYGIELVDYENLQPADAVVFAVPHQEYVNKGWSQFAELLKGSSGVVVDIKSKLAKEECPENVTLWRL
- a CDS encoding LytR family transcriptional regulator, yielding MFKKKWFIILVSFLSVATIGVGVFAFSIYKSLENAATSMHTPLERSNSEKRTTEVDFSKKDPLAFLILGVDERPGDKGRSDSMIVLTVNPNDKSMQMVSIPRDTRTEIIGKGFDDKINHAYAFGGPEMSIATVENFLDIPIDYFVQVNMESFKDIVDAVGGVTVNNKLEFSQDGHQFSLGEIDLNGEEALSFSRMRSVDSDFGRQQRQRDIIQGVINKGASISSVTKIDDILDILGNSVRTNLTFNEMVDIQSNYKDARHELSQHQLTGSGTRINSIYYLIVPEEDRLAISNQLKKHLELDSEVASNH
- a CDS encoding class D sortase, encoding MKKGMIIALLFIVAGVSFIGYGLFEKLSMDRKTEAALRDAVGMTKDKVDSKASPDKKDRPKKPDDFAPETGEIIGLLEIPKLEAELPIVEGTDPDELKKGVGHYKGASFPGEDGQIVFSGHRDTVFLRLGELEMGDRFFVRMPYGDYMYEIYDSKIVDEDDRTVITLQKEKEDLLLTTCYPFTLTGAAPERYILYAKPVDTR